Below is a window of Edaphobacter dinghuensis DNA.
GGTTCGGTGCGGCGCGCCTTGATTCTTGTCTCCGACGGCGACGATAACTACAGCCGGGCGCAGGAGAGCGATGCAATCAAGATGTGCCAGCGCGCCAACACCATCGTGTATGCCATCAGCACCAACGTCAGCCCCAGCCGCGACAAGGGCGACGACGTGTTGAAGGCCATCTCGGAGGCGACCGGCGGGCAGGCCTTCTATCCCACCAAGATCGAAGACGTTGCTCTCGGCTTCCGCAATATCGAGCAGGAGCTGCGCAGCCAGTACTCGCTGGTCTATCGTCCGGCAGACTTCAGGCAGGATGGCTCCTTCCGCACCATTTACCTGCAGGCGTTGGACCCGCGATATCACGTTCGCGCGCAGAAGGGCTACTTCGCGCCGAAGCCGCCACAATAACTTAGAAGCTGGAGAAACACGAGCTATGGCTAAAGACGCAGAAGAGTTGTGGAAACAGGTCGATCAGTACATCACTGATCGTTTGATTCCTGCCGATCCGATTCTCGAAGAAGCGCAGGCGGCCAATGCAGCTGCTGGATTGCCGACCATCGATGTCGCACCGAACCAGGGAAAGCTGTTGCATCTGCTGGCGCGAATTGCGGGGGCAAAGAAGATTCTCGAGATCGGAACACTGGGCGGCTACAGCACCACATGGTTGGCAAGGGCGCTGCCTGAAGATGGCCGCCTGGTGACGCTCGAATTCGATGCAAAGCATGCCGAGGTGGCTCGCAAGAACATTGCTCGTGCAGGGCTGGATAAAGTGGTTACGGTGCAGCTGGGAGCTGCGCTCGATACGCTGCCGGTTCTCGTCAAAGAAGGTGCGGGGCCGTTCGACCTTATATTCATCGATGCGGATAAAAAGAATCTCGCAAATTATCTGGCATGGTCCTTGAAGCTCTCCCGCAAAGGGACGCTCATCCTCGTTGACAATGTTATCCGCGACGGTGAGGTCATCGACGCATCCAGCGAAGATCCGAATGTGCAAGGCGCACGACAGCTCTTCGACGCGCTGAAGCGGGAGCCGCGGCTGCAGGCTACAGCGCTGCAAACTATTGGTAGCAAAGGCCATGACGGCTTTGCTATGGCGGTCGTCGTCGAGTAGAAACAGACGGTCTCCCCCAGTTCTGCCTGCTGCGAAATTATGCGGCCAAACAGGAAACTCTCGGGTTGCATCGGTGTCTAACTACGCAGGGAGAACTCCCATGAATATGCGTTTGCGCCTTGCACTGCCCACCTTCGCTTTGCTCGCCGTTACGGCTTGTGCGTCACTGCTTGCATCCGCGCAGCAGCCTGCGGGAATCCAGAATGCATGGACGGAGCTGGCAAATCAGCCTGCGAGCCACACTGCTTTTAGCTTCGACCGCACCATGATGCAGGTTGCGCAGGCGTTGTTACAGTCCGGCGGAATGGCCCCGGAACGCGCTGCCGCAGCACTGACCGGCATTGCTGTGGACAATTATCACTACTCGGAACCTGCTTTCTATACGCCCGAGGTGATGAGCAGCATCATCGCCAGCTATCATGCAGCGGGCTGGAAGCATCTGGTCAATGCCAACCAGTCACCGGCGTCTTCGGCGCAGCCTCGCGGTCCTATCACCGATCTCTGGCTGCATAACTCCGGCCCGAATATCAGTGGCGTTGTCGTGCTCACACGCTCTCCACGCGATATGAGCGTTATCCAGATCACCTGTGATCTGCGCCCGCTCGACCTCGTCCACCTCAGCGGCCACTTCGGTATCCCGAAGGTCGATCCCAATGCCGTGATGGAGCCAGCTCCTGACGGAAGATAGCTTCTACCAGCCGTATTGCTCAACTTGCCGCAGTAGCTCCAGCTTTCGCTCCGGAGGCAGAAAGCTCGCCTCCACGGAATTCGCTGCAAACTCGCGCATCTGCTCCAGCGAGAAGCCGTAACGCTCCTGTGCCAGAACATACTCCTCGAGCAGATTGCTGCCGAACATCGGCGGATCGTCGGAGTTGAGCGTTACCATCAGGCCGGAGTCGAAGTATTGCCGCAAGGGATGCTCATCGAAGCTCGAGCAACAGCCCGTTCGGATATTGCTGGTCACGTTAATCTCAAGCGGAATTTGCTTCTCGGCCAGGATCTCGATTAATTCAGGATCGTGTTGTGCCGATAGAGCGTGACCCACACGTTCGGCGCCGATGTTGATCGCCGACCAGATGCTCTCGGGGCCCACCGATTCTCCTGCATGCGCGGTGAGGCGCAGGCCAGCCTGTTTTGCCTCTGCATATAGCTCGCGGAAGAGGTCAGCACCACCGCGTGCCTCATCGCCGCCGATACCGATGCCGATGATGCTGGGATACTTCGGCTGCAGCTCCGCTGCTTTGCGAAATACCTTTGCTGCCTCGTCCGCCCCGAAGTGACGAACAGCGTCAATGATCCAGAGAACCGTGGTGCCGAAATCCTGCTCGCCGCGAATACGCGCGCGCTCGATGGCCTCGACATAAGGCTCAACTTCGGTCTTCTTCCAGTAGAAGATGATGCCGAAGGAGATGTAGACCTCAGCGTGAACGACGCCCTGAGCAGCCAGCTCACGAACCATGTTGTAGGTGATCAGCTCGTAGTCCTCTGGCCCGCGCAGACGCTCGGTGACAGCCTTGAAGGACATGAGGAAGCCGAGGAAGTTCTCGTACCTGTAAAGCTCGCGAGCGGATTCGAGGGTGAGAGGCTCGGCGTCGTGGCGTCGGCTCAGCTCGACCAGGGTCTCCGGCAGGATAGTGCCTTCAAGGTGCAGGTGCAGCTCCGCCTTGGGGAGTTTGCGCAGCCAGTCGACGACGTCGATCTCTGCGTCTCGCTTTGTAGTTCGTTTCGCCATTCTTACCAGTTTAGGTCCTGCCGCTTGTAGTTCTGTTTGCAGGAGAGGCAAAGGTGCTCAACTCTTATAAAACTCGCTGCGCTTGCGGCTGTAGAAGAGGTAGACCACCAGGCCGATAATCAGCCAGACAAAGAAACGAATCCATGTCTTGGCTGGCAGCCCCGCCATCAGCAAGATGCAGAAAAACACCGATAGCACTGGAATGATCGGTCCAAAGGGGACGCGAAATCCGCGGGGGCGCTCCGGCTGCTTGACGCGCAACACGATCACACCGATCGAGACGAGCACAAAAGCGAACAGTGTCCCGATGTTCGACATCTCGGCGAAGGTGCCCACATCGAAGAGGCCAGCCGGAATGGCCACGAGAATTCCCGCGACCCAGGTAGCAAAGGCAGGTGTCCGGAACCTGGGATGGACACGGCTGAAGACATCGGGCAGCAGCCGGTCGCGCGACATCGCAAACCAGACGCGCGCCTGTCCCAATTGGAAGACCAGGATGGACGAGATCATGCCAACCAACGCGCCGATCAATACTCCAAGCCTGACCCAATGCAGCCTGTGACCGCCGGGCGCGGTCATGGCGACCTTCTTAAGCGCATTGACGACGGGAGCGCCGTCACCAGCCACGGACTGCCAGGGGACCAACCCCGTCAGCACAGCAGCCACACCGATGTAGAGGATGGTGCAGATCACCAGCGTTGCGATGATTCCTATGGGGACATCGCGGCGGGGATTTTTACACTCCTCGCTCGCCGTAGAGATAGAGTCGAAGCCGATGTAGGTGAAGAAGATGATGGAGCCGCCCGCGAGAATGCCGCTCCAGCCGTTGGGCGAAAATGGTGTGTAGTTTGCCGGATGAATGAAGCTGAGGCCGAAGAAGACGAACAGCAGGATGGCCGCGATCTTCACCAGTACCATGATGTTGTTTGTACGCGC
It encodes the following:
- a CDS encoding O-methyltransferase; protein product: MAKDAEELWKQVDQYITDRLIPADPILEEAQAANAAAGLPTIDVAPNQGKLLHLLARIAGAKKILEIGTLGGYSTTWLARALPEDGRLVTLEFDAKHAEVARKNIARAGLDKVVTVQLGAALDTLPVLVKEGAGPFDLIFIDADKKNLANYLAWSLKLSRKGTLILVDNVIRDGEVIDASSEDPNVQGARQLFDALKREPRLQATALQTIGSKGHDGFAMAVVVE
- the add gene encoding adenosine deaminase, producing the protein MAKRTTKRDAEIDVVDWLRKLPKAELHLHLEGTILPETLVELSRRHDAEPLTLESARELYRYENFLGFLMSFKAVTERLRGPEDYELITYNMVRELAAQGVVHAEVYISFGIIFYWKKTEVEPYVEAIERARIRGEQDFGTTVLWIIDAVRHFGADEAAKVFRKAAELQPKYPSIIGIGIGGDEARGGADLFRELYAEAKQAGLRLTAHAGESVGPESIWSAINIGAERVGHALSAQHDPELIEILAEKQIPLEINVTSNIRTGCCSSFDEHPLRQYFDSGLMVTLNSDDPPMFGSNLLEEYVLAQERYGFSLEQMREFAANSVEASFLPPERKLELLRQVEQYGW
- a CDS encoding amino acid permease produces the protein MKKTLGPVSLTALGIGAVIGSGIFTVIGVAIGGNPAALASWADSPVIDLILHHGAIAGRPGAGPALAISLVLVAIVCALTGLCYAELASMIPIAGSAYTYTYATLGELVAWIIGWDLILEYAFSNMSVSVGFAAHVVALLDWMGLHISPKWLSPAYLPLGLQDLQGHDIYTPGWHAGFNIPAFLIVLLLTVVLVRGIRESARTNNIMVLVKIAAILLFVFFGLSFIHPANYTPFSPNGWSGILAGGSIIFFTYIGFDSISTASEECKNPRRDVPIGIIATLVICTILYIGVAAVLTGLVPWQSVAGDGAPVVNALKKVAMTAPGGHRLHWVRLGVLIGALVGMISSILVFQLGQARVWFAMSRDRLLPDVFSRVHPRFRTPAFATWVAGILVAIPAGLFDVGTFAEMSNIGTLFAFVLVSIGVIVLRVKQPERPRGFRVPFGPIIPVLSVFFCILLMAGLPAKTWIRFFVWLIIGLVVYLFYSRKRSEFYKS